The Gemmatimonadaceae bacterium genome contains the following window.
ATCTACTATCTGACCGGTGGCTCGCGACGTGGCACCGAGTGATGAAACCGATACAAAATCAATGGTTGCAAGGCGCCGCTGGAGGCGTAGCTTGTAGCCGCACGATGTCCTATTTTGTCCGCGCTCATGAGAGCCGCATTGTCCCCCCCAGACGCTCGAGAGGGAAATCGATGACAAGATCACTCGTCCGCGTCGCGTCCACCGTTGTGGTCGCGATCCTATCATTTACCGCCGCGCCGGCGGCCGGCGCACAGGGCGTCACGACCGGCGCCATCGCGGGGTCGGTGAACGACGCGGCCGCGGCCGGTCGTCCCGATGTCCGGGTCGTGGCCGTGCACGTGCCTTCGGGAACGACGTACGAGGCCCGCACTCGTGCCGACGGAAGATTCACGATTCCGGGCATGCGAGTCGGCGGACCGTATCGTGTCACCGCGACGGTGATCGGCTTCGAGGCGGACGTCAGGGAGGACGTGTTCGTCAACCTGGGCCAGACGACCGACCTCAGGTTCACGCTGCGTGAGACGGCCGTCCAGCTCGGCGCCGTGACCGTCACTGCGGAAGGCGAGAGGATTTTCAGCTCCGCCCGAACGGGCGCCGCGACCTCCGTTGGTCGGGAAGCCATCTCCCGGCTGCCGACGATCTCCGGCCGGATCGAGGACTTCGCCCGCCTGACGCCGCAGTACAGCGGCGCGGGGTTCGGCTTCTCCTTTGCCGGCCAGGACAACCGGCTGAACAACGTCACGGTCGACGGCTCGTACTTCAACAATTCGTTCGGTCTCGCCGGGCAGCCGGGCGACCGGACCGGTGTCGCGCCGATCTCGATGGACGCGATCGAGCAGCTCCAGATCAACATCGCGCCATACGACGTCCGACAAGGCAACTTCGTCGGCGCCGGTGTGAACACGGTTACGAGGAGCGGCACGAACCAGATGCGAGGCTCGCTGTACTGGGCATTCCGCGACAACCGCAAGCTGCTGCACGGGACGAATGCGGGCGAGAACAAGGTCGACCCGGG
Protein-coding sequences here:
- a CDS encoding carboxypeptidase-like regulatory domain-containing protein, with the protein product MTRSLVRVASTVVVAILSFTAAPAAGAQGVTTGAIAGSVNDAAAAGRPDVRVVAVHVPSGTTYEARTRADGRFTIPGMRVGGPYRVTATVIGFEADVREDVFVNLGQTTDLRFTLRETAVQLGAVTVTAEGERIFSSARTGAATSVGREAISRLPTISGRIEDFARLTPQYSGAGFGFSFAGQDNRLNNVTVDGSYFNNSFGLAGQPGDRTGVAPISMDAIEQLQINIAPYDVRQGNFVGAGVNTVTRSGTNQMRGSLYWAFRDNRKLLHGTNAGENKVDPGQFNYRKVGMSIGGPIIPNRLFFFVNYEVDGLTSPGTTFR